The Corynebacterium sp. SCR221107 genome includes the window GGCCAGATGCCGATCCACATGCGTCTGCCGAAGTTGAAGGGCTTCAAGAACAACAACAAGGTCTACTTCCAGGTAGTCAACGTTGCTGATCTCGAGAAGGCTTTCCCGAACGGTGGCGACGTTACCGTTGCCGACATCGTCGCAGCTGGCCTGGTTCGCAAGAACCAGCCGGTCAAGGTTCTCGGTAACGGTGAGCTGGGCGTCAAGCTCAACGTCACCGCGACTAAGTTCTCCAAGTCTGCAGTTGAGAAGATCACTGCCGCTGGCGGCACCGTCACCGAGGCTTAAGACTCAAACCGAGCCTTCATTAGGGCCCGTCCTCATTCCGAGGGTGGGTCCTTTTCTCTATTTCAGCCCATTCCGGTAGCGGGGTGCGCAATGATGCCTTAAACTATTGCGAAATTGTGTCAATTGTGTCAATTGTGTCAGTTGAGGCAATTATGGCCAGGGTTAAGTATGGTGCGCAAGGGGTAAAGAGTGTCGCGTTCACAGGGGTGTTGTGTTGATTAGTGAAAAGGACGCCCAGGGATGGGTCGAGGCGGGGCAATACCGCATCCAATGGGCTGGGGGAGGGGACCAGGGCATTCAACGTGGGGCCCTCAGTCAGCAACATCCCGTAGTTCCATCCATAGCGAATCTGGTCCTCGGTGGTGCCCGCGCTGCCTTGCACAGACAGCGTGGAGCTTCCGCAGATCGCTGTGGCCAGCGGCTCTGAGAGCATAGACTTGGCGGTGCCCGGCTCCCCTACAAGCATGAGCCCGCGGGAGCCGGCGAGAGTGACAACGCAGCGCTGCACGAGGGCGCGATCCCCGATGAACTTTGCTGGAATGTCCATCCCGCGCCCATCGCCGAGGCGAAGTCCCTCTCCGCCGCAAATGAAGGTCACGACCGCCGCGGGAGTAAGCAACCATCCCGGAGGCCGCTGACCTTGATCATAGGCGGCCAGAAAGCTGAGCTGATCGGCGAATTTCTCCTCCGGCAGTGGCATCTGATCGCGCGGAGCGCGCTGGTTGGGAGAGAGCATATCGAAGAGTTTAACGAGACCGCCTGCCGTTGGTGAAGCTTTGAGAAGCAGCCGTCTAGGCGAGCGCACCGTTATGCAGGTTGAAGGTGCCTGCTTGCGGGAAGATGTCCGTGGCGAGGAATGCGCCAGCCTGCTTGCAGGCCTCCACCGCAGCGGCCGTGGCGCTGCCTGTTGCAGCAATCCCCGAAAATCCTGCCCGTAGCGCATGCTTGACGACGCCTTCGGTCAGGGGAGCATCCACGAATAGAAGACCACCGGCCGTAGGCGAATCGTCGATAAGCAAGGATCCGATGAGCTTGTCGACGGCGGTGGAGGCGCCTAAGTCCTCGCGAACCAGGTGGAGCTGACCATTAGAGAACGCGGCGGCGGCGATGCCGGCTCCGGTCTTGGCCAACATTGGTGCCATTCTACGAGCCAGCGAGGGGATCTCGAGGATGTCAGGTGCCCCGAAAGCGCTGGGCACCACGGGTGTAATGGTAGGCGTGGATTCTGCGGTAGAAATAGTGGACGCGGGAACCCCGCAGGAGACACTAGTGTGCCTGGCCTGATAGGACGCGAGGCGGAGTACGGAGTGAGGGTCTAAG containing:
- a CDS encoding AAA family ATPase, producing the protein MLSPNQRAPRDQMPLPEEKFADQLSFLAAYDQGQRPPGWLLTPAAVVTFICGGEGLRLGDGRGMDIPAKFIGDRALVQRCVVTLAGSRGLMLVGEPGTAKSMLSEPLATAICGSSTLSVQGSAGTTEDQIRYGWNYGMLLTEGPTLNALVPSPSPLDAVLPRLDPSLGVLFTNQHNTPVNATLFTPCAPYLTLAIIASTDTIDTIDTISQ
- the rplO gene encoding 50S ribosomal protein L15 gives rise to the protein MSDPIKLHDLRPAKGANKAKTRVGRGEASKGKTAGRGTKGTKARKQVSAAFEGGQMPIHMRLPKLKGFKNNNKVYFQVVNVADLEKAFPNGGDVTVADIVAAGLVRKNQPVKVLGNGELGVKLNVTATKFSKSAVEKITAAGGTVTEA
- a CDS encoding formate dehydrogenase accessory sulfurtransferase FdhD, encoding MTSAYRPLRLLQEAVLNVNAHGTRVLSVARVPGHDIELVNGFLFGEGIIQDRAGMVKASFCSGADASGLNSYNTLDVDLDPHSVLRLASYQARHTSVSCGVPASTISTAESTPTITPVVPSAFGAPDILEIPSLARRMAPMLAKTGAGIAAAAFSNGQLHLVREDLGASTAVDKLIGSLLIDDSPTAGGLLFVDAPLTEGVVKHALRAGFSGIAATGSATAAAVEACKQAGAFLATDIFPQAGTFNLHNGALA